Proteins from one Aquila chrysaetos chrysaetos chromosome 5, bAquChr1.4, whole genome shotgun sequence genomic window:
- the JPT1 gene encoding jupiter microtubule associated homolog 1: MTTTTTFSGMDPSGRNSSRVLRPPGGGSNFSLGFDEPKEQPVRRNKMASSIFGTPEENPPSWAKSSGTKPGEIRDDCESSGPQRRNSTDANCGDFVDPKGGDGGGETSENTEADVEAAPGQNEEKSLPAAPVPSPVAPAPAPSRRNPPGGKSSLVLG; encoded by the exons ATGACCACCACGACCACCTTTTCGGGCATGGACCCCAGTGGCAGGAACAGCTCCAG agTGCTGCGTCCTCCTGGTGGCGGGTCCAACTTTTCCTTGGGTTTTGACGAACCGAAAGAACAACCTGTGCGAAGGAACAAAATGGCATCCAGCATCTTTGGAACTCCTGAAGAAAACCCACCTTCCTGGGCTAAATCATCGG GGACTAAGCCAGGTGAAATCAGAGATGACTGTGAATCATCTGGACCACAAAGAAGAAACTCAACTGATGCAAACTGTGGAGACTTTGTAGATCCCAAG GGAGGAGATGGTGGTGGTGAAACTTCTG aaaacaCTGAGGCTGATGTAGAAGCTGCCCCAGgtcagaatgaagaaaaatccctgcctgctgcacctGTTCCTAGCCCAGTAGCACCAGCACCTGCACCGTCCAGGAGAAATCCACCTGGTGGCAAGTCCAGCCTAGTCCTCGGTTAA